One Chloroflexota bacterium genomic window, CGCTCATCGCCTTGAAGCCGGACTGTTGTTCGGCGCGCCGCAACGAGGACTCGATAGCGGAGACCGCGGCCTGCACGTCGACGACCACCCCTTTGCGCAATCCCTGTGAAGGGCAAATGCCAACGCCCAGGATCTCCGGGGAGCCCGACGCCATGTCGGCTATGAGGGTGCACACCTTCGTGGTACCCACGTCGATGCCGACGATTATCTGGTCTGCGGAAATGGTCCTCCCTCCAGGGCTATCGATAGTACGGCCGTTCGAGAAACCTCACGTCGATGAGCTGCGCCGTCTGATGCGTGGCGTCAAGGTGTCCCCTGATCGCTTGCACCGCATCCAGCTTCGCGGCTAGATCGTCGGCGTTCCCCAGGATGATGCGCGGTCCCCCGGGCACGACCAGGCTGACCCCGGTTGCAGGATGGTACTCTACCTGACTCCCCGGCATCCCGATGGCGACCAGGCGCGGACCGACCGATTGAGCCACATGCACGACAGCCGGGTCAACTCGATCCCCAAGTTGCACCGCGGGGCCCTCGGGCGCGCTGATCGCCGGCAACGACGGCGCAATCTCGCGCAGCGGCGACTCCGGCCGGAGGGCGTCCGCGTCACCAAGCACGAGGCCATCTTCGTCGATGAGCGCGCGGCTCTGCCCCACCACCCAGGCGGCTACGGGCATCCGCTCCTGAAGAAAGACGTTGACGGTGGAGGGAAGCACTGCCCGGACCTCGGCTGATTTTACGGCGGGAATCCCTTCCATCGCGCGTGCGATTCGCATGCCGCGCACGGCGAAGATGCTCGTGCCGGATGTCGGAAGAAATGGGGTAATCTCGGTCACGGGAACGAGGTCCGCGCCGTATACCAGCGTTTCCCGGACCTGCAAGGTTGGCGCGACCGCGCCCTGGACGATCACCACGAGGTCGCCCGCGAGAATCGCGAGCGCCAGGAGTTTGCCGAGTAGCCAGGCGCTGAAGATTCGGTGGAGAACTCCGGGTCCGCGGCGGCCCCGCTGGGCTATCTGTGCGCGGCCACGCGTCGTAACGGGCGTGGCGCCCCGGGCGGTCGGTCGCCT contains:
- a CDS encoding FtsQ-type POTRA domain-containing protein, with translation MSRAVPTRATPAAHRRPTARGATPVTTRGRAQIAQRGRRGPGVLHRIFSAWLLGKLLALAILAGDLVVIVQGAVAPTLQVRETLVYGADLVPVTEITPFLPTSGTSIFAVRGMRIARAMEGIPAVKSAEVRAVLPSTVNVFLQERMPVAAWVVGQSRALIDEDGLVLGDADALRPESPLREIAPSLPAISAPEGPAVQLGDRVDPAVVHVAQSVGPRLVAIGMPGSQVEYHPATGVSLVVPGGPRIILGNADDLAAKLDAVQAIRGHLDATHQTAQLIDVRFLERPYYR